The following proteins are co-located in the Bos indicus isolate NIAB-ARS_2022 breed Sahiwal x Tharparkar chromosome 8, NIAB-ARS_B.indTharparkar_mat_pri_1.0, whole genome shotgun sequence genome:
- the LOC139184521 gene encoding interferon omega-1-like, which yields MAFVLSLLMALVLVSYGSGGSLGCDLSQNHVLVGRQNLRLLDQMRRLSPRFCLQDRKDFAFPQEMVEGGQLQEPQAISVLHEMLQQTFNLFHTERSSAAWDTTLLEQLRTGLHQQLDDLDACLGQVMGEEDSALGRMGPTLAVKRYFHGIHVYLKEKEYSDCAWEIVRLEIMRSLSSSTSLQERLRMMDGDQN from the coding sequence ATGGCCTTCGTGCTCTCTCTACTGATGGCCCTGGTGCTGGTCAGCTACGGCTCGGGAGGATCCCTGGGCTGTGACCTGTCTCAGAACCACGTGCTGGTTGGCAGGCAGAACCTCAGGCTCCTGGACCAAATGAGGAGACTCTCCCCTCGCTTCTGTCTGCAGGACAGAAAAGACTTCGCTTTCCCCCAGGAAATGGTGGAGGGCGGCCAGCTCCAGGAGCCCCAGGCCATCTCTGTGCTCCACGAGATGCTCCAGCAGACCTTCAACCTCTTCCACACAGAGCGCTCCTCTGCTGCCTGGGACACCACCCTCCTGGAACAGCTCCGCACTGGACTCCATCAGCAGCTGGACGACCTGGACGCCTGCCTGGGGCAGGTGATGGGAGAGGAAGACTCTGCCCTGGGAAGGATGGGCCCCACACTGGCCGTGAAGAGGTACTTCCACGGAATCCATGTCTACctgaaagagaaggaatacaGCGACTGTGCCTGGGAAATCGTCAGACTAGAAATCATGAGATCCTTGTCTTCATCAACCAGCTTGCAAGAAAGGTTAAGAATGATGGATGGAGACCAGAATTAA